The Vibrio echinoideorum genome includes a region encoding these proteins:
- a CDS encoding MliC family protein — protein sequence MKALLIASLCTVALVGCSKSAAPETESATSDNQFVTYQCESDVSFEVAYLDNEKAVLRLPNNEYRLIQIAAGSGTKYILDDGTSEVVNSVTLRTKGDNARLELDRVVYKNCRK from the coding sequence ATGAAAGCATTGTTGATAGCATCTCTATGTACGGTTGCATTAGTCGGGTGCTCTAAATCAGCAGCTCCTGAGACTGAGAGCGCAACATCGGATAATCAATTCGTGACTTATCAATGTGAGTCTGACGTTTCGTTCGAAGTGGCTTACCTTGATAATGAAAAAGCAGTATTACGTTTGCCTAATAATGAATATCGCCTGATTCAAATAGCGGCAGGTTCAGGAACGAAATACATCCTAGATGATGGTACATCTGAGGTGGTTAACAGCGTAACTTTACGCACTAAAGGTGACAATGCTCGTCTAGAACTTGATCGTGTCGTCTATAAAAATTGCCGAAAGTAG
- the treC gene encoding alpha,alpha-phosphotrehalase, translating to MAMTERDESWWKTATIYQIYPKSFCDSGSQGTGDIKGIISKLDYLKHLSVDAIWLTPVYASPMIDNGYDISDYYAINPQFGTMEDFDLLLSEAHQRGIRIVMDIVVNHTSTEHAWFQSALGDKNSPYRDYYIWKDPVDGQAPTNWQSKFGGNAWEMDEATGQYFLHLFAKEQADLNWENPVVREEVKDVISFWAEKGVDGFRLDVINLISKQQDFPNDDIGDGRRFYTDGPRVHEYLKEISEAVFQKYGSVTVGEMSSTTLEHCQKYSNIDNSELSMVFNFHHLKVDYTNGEKWTNAPFDFLQLKSIFNHWQTGLNGKGWGALFWCNHDQPRVVSRLGNDQQYRIESAKMLAASVHMMQGTPYIYQGEEIGMTNPGYTDISQYRDVESTNMYDIMVNRDGVAHEDMMAILAQKSRDNSRTPMQWNREAYAGFSQSQPWLDVANNYTEINAEQALEDKDSVFYFYKSLIELRKEVPVITYGSYQDLLPEHPSVFAYSRESEGQILLCINNYYGEACQVELPNELDLDEAQLLLGNYPEDPSPVSVNTMILRPYETRILLIEQ from the coding sequence ATGGCGATGACTGAGCGCGATGAAAGTTGGTGGAAAACCGCAACCATCTATCAAATCTACCCAAAGAGCTTTTGTGACAGCGGGAGCCAAGGTACTGGCGATATCAAAGGAATCATTTCAAAACTGGATTATCTTAAACACTTGAGTGTGGATGCGATTTGGCTAACCCCAGTTTACGCGTCACCCATGATCGACAATGGTTACGATATCTCAGACTACTACGCGATTAACCCTCAATTCGGCACCATGGAAGACTTCGACCTGTTACTGTCTGAAGCTCACCAACGTGGCATCCGTATCGTGATGGATATCGTGGTAAATCATACCTCGACCGAGCATGCGTGGTTTCAGTCTGCATTGGGTGACAAAAACAGTCCATACCGCGATTATTACATTTGGAAAGATCCAGTAGATGGCCAAGCACCAACTAATTGGCAATCTAAGTTTGGTGGTAATGCATGGGAAATGGATGAGGCCACAGGGCAGTATTTCCTGCACCTATTCGCGAAAGAGCAGGCCGACCTTAACTGGGAGAACCCTGTTGTACGTGAAGAAGTAAAAGACGTTATCAGCTTCTGGGCTGAGAAGGGCGTCGATGGTTTTCGCTTAGACGTGATTAACTTGATTTCAAAACAGCAAGATTTCCCGAATGATGATATTGGTGATGGTCGCCGTTTCTATACCGATGGCCCACGTGTGCATGAATATTTGAAAGAGATCAGCGAAGCGGTATTTCAGAAATACGGCAGCGTGACAGTCGGCGAGATGTCTTCAACCACGTTGGAACATTGTCAGAAATACTCAAATATTGATAACAGCGAACTGTCGATGGTGTTTAACTTCCACCACCTTAAGGTTGATTACACCAATGGTGAAAAGTGGACCAATGCACCGTTTGATTTCTTACAACTCAAGTCGATCTTCAATCACTGGCAAACCGGTTTGAACGGCAAAGGGTGGGGCGCGCTATTTTGGTGTAACCATGACCAACCAAGAGTCGTGAGCCGCTTGGGTAACGATCAACAATATCGTATTGAATCGGCCAAGATGCTGGCCGCGTCTGTACACATGATGCAAGGCACGCCTTATATCTATCAAGGTGAAGAGATTGGGATGACTAATCCAGGTTATACCGACATCAGCCAATATCGTGATGTAGAGAGCACCAATATGTACGACATCATGGTTAACCGTGATGGTGTAGCTCATGAAGATATGATGGCGATCTTGGCGCAGAAATCTCGTGATAACTCTCGTACGCCAATGCAGTGGAATCGTGAAGCTTACGCAGGCTTCTCACAATCACAGCCATGGCTAGATGTTGCGAATAACTACACTGAGATCAACGCTGAGCAAGCGCTCGAAGATAAAGACTCTGTTTTCTATTTCTACAAGAGCTTGATTGAGTTACGTAAAGAAGTGCCAGTGATTACTTACGGTAGTTACCAAGATCTATTGCCTGAGCACCCGTCGGTATTTGCGTACTCTCGTGAGAGTGAAGGGCAGATCCTGCTGTGTATTAATAACTATTATGGTGAAGCGTGTCAGGTTGAGTTGCCCAATGAACTTGATCTGGATGAAGCGCAATTGCTATTGGGGAATTACCCTGAAGATCCGTCGCCAGTTTCTGTAAATACGATGATCTTGCGACCGTATGAAACAAGAATTCTCTTGATAGAGCAATAA
- a CDS encoding methionine ABC transporter permease translates to MSFSFKEIADWISLNGNLLLGATGETLYMVAVAGIVGFAVGIPLGVILHTTKKGGLLENTKLNKILGAVVNVGRSVPFLVLMVAIIPLTKMLIGTFIGTTAAIVPLTIGAIPFVARLIESALLEVPTGLVEAAQSMGATPTQIINKVLLPEALPTIINSVTITLVTLVSYSAMAGTVGGGGLGDVAIRYGFHRYDVTIMAVTVVMLIVLVQIIQSIGDSLVRRVDHR, encoded by the coding sequence ATGTCCTTTAGTTTCAAAGAGATTGCTGACTGGATCAGCCTTAACGGTAACCTTCTATTAGGCGCAACAGGCGAAACACTTTACATGGTTGCTGTAGCAGGCATTGTTGGCTTCGCTGTCGGTATCCCATTAGGCGTGATTCTACATACGACTAAAAAAGGTGGTCTGTTAGAGAACACCAAGCTAAACAAAATTCTCGGTGCGGTTGTGAACGTGGGTCGTTCAGTGCCTTTCTTAGTGTTGATGGTTGCTATTATCCCACTGACTAAGATGCTGATTGGTACCTTCATCGGTACAACAGCAGCGATTGTTCCACTGACGATTGGCGCTATCCCATTCGTGGCTCGACTTATCGAGAGTGCGCTACTTGAAGTACCAACAGGTTTAGTGGAAGCCGCTCAATCAATGGGCGCAACACCAACACAAATCATCAATAAGGTTCTGCTTCCTGAAGCACTACCGACTATCATCAACTCAGTAACAATTACATTAGTAACGCTGGTGAGCTACTCAGCAATGGCAGGTACCGTAGGTGGTGGCGGCTTAGGTGATGTCGCGATTCGTTACGGATTCCACCGTTATGATGTGACTATCATGGCTGTGACGGTAGTGATGTTGATTGTGCTGGTACAAATTATTCAATCAATCGGTGATTCATTAGTTCGCCGTGTTGACCACAGATAA
- a CDS encoding DUF4250 domain-containing protein, with protein sequence MNLANFAKMDPVMLMSIVNMKLRDDFGGDLDRVVNFYEIDKAALIAKLASAGFEFLPEAKQFR encoded by the coding sequence ATGAACCTCGCTAATTTTGCAAAGATGGATCCAGTGATGTTGATGAGTATCGTCAACATGAAGCTGCGTGACGACTTCGGCGGTGATTTGGATCGAGTAGTCAACTTCTACGAAATCGACAAAGCAGCCTTGATCGCTAAACTTGCGTCTGCTGGTTTTGAGTTCCTTCCAGAAGCCAAACAGTTTCGATAG
- the treR gene encoding trehalose operon repressor TreR — MSKKLTILDIAKLSGVGKSTVSRVLTNDPKVKPETRERVERVIQESGYTPSKSAQSMRGGSQKVIGVIISRLDSPSENKAVSTMLAELYRADYDVVIMESQLDREKANEHLQVLKRRNVDGIIVFGFTDCDIPAIEAWEHKAVVIALDTENVTSINYDNQQVIDRALAHLSDQGISDVGFIGVDPSDKSTGELRLKAYLEWCENTSSIANYRTGELHHESAYQLVDDVLTPTTQAIVCASDTLALGVIKRLQELQREDVVVTGVGGNTLLSFLFPRVFSIDPGYQSAGKLAANLLISQLLGNAEISHHTQSPIL; from the coding sequence ATGAGCAAAAAACTCACTATTCTCGATATTGCTAAACTGTCCGGTGTTGGTAAGTCAACCGTATCTCGCGTTCTGACCAACGATCCAAAAGTGAAACCTGAAACCCGAGAAAGGGTGGAAAGAGTAATTCAAGAATCTGGGTATACGCCGTCTAAGTCTGCGCAGTCGATGCGTGGTGGTAGTCAAAAAGTCATCGGTGTAATTATTTCTCGTTTGGACTCTCCCTCTGAAAATAAAGCTGTTAGCACAATGCTGGCCGAGTTGTATCGAGCGGATTACGATGTCGTGATCATGGAAAGTCAGCTTGATAGAGAAAAAGCCAATGAGCACCTTCAGGTTCTCAAGCGTCGTAATGTAGACGGCATAATCGTGTTTGGCTTTACTGACTGCGATATTCCTGCGATCGAAGCTTGGGAGCATAAAGCCGTAGTTATTGCTCTAGATACCGAGAACGTGACATCTATTAACTATGATAACCAGCAGGTCATTGATCGTGCTTTAGCGCATTTATCCGATCAAGGGATCTCTGATGTTGGGTTTATTGGTGTTGATCCTAGCGATAAATCAACCGGTGAACTGCGTTTGAAGGCTTATCTAGAGTGGTGTGAAAATACCAGTTCGATTGCAAACTATCGAACTGGAGAGCTCCACCATGAAAGTGCTTATCAGTTAGTAGATGATGTATTAACACCCACAACTCAAGCTATTGTGTGTGCCAGTGACACGCTAGCTCTCGGCGTGATTAAGCGTCTTCAAGAGCTACAGCGTGAAGATGTGGTTGTTACTGGCGTTGGTGGCAACACTCTGCTCTCTTTTTTGTTTCCTCGTGTCTTTAGTATTGATCCTGGGTATCAATCTGCAGGTAAATTGGCCGCCAATCTATTGATCTCTCAGCTTTTAGGCAATGCAGAGATCTCACATCACACTCAATCACCTATTCTATAA
- a CDS encoding YaeP family protein, with product MKVYDCCDLVRALYSQIGSGDQGYIPKAITCAVKTLNDLAADESLPKEARDSAAFAAANLLISDFED from the coding sequence ATGAAAGTATACGATTGTTGTGATTTGGTGCGTGCACTGTATTCTCAAATTGGCAGTGGCGACCAAGGCTATATCCCTAAAGCGATCACCTGCGCGGTAAAAACATTGAATGACCTTGCTGCGGATGAGTCTCTTCCTAAAGAAGCAAGAGATAGTGCTGCATTTGCCGCAGCTAACCTACTGATCTCAGATTTCGAGGACTAA
- a CDS encoding winged helix-turn-helix domain-containing protein: MQDYLSSAKDTQTSIYIEGLKFNPTTRVLSCDEQVIDLEPRSIELLELFLTSVGDPLAAEHIIETVWQSNFISKNVLTNRISTLRSIIQKYLPESDATKILVTYPRKGYFLSPSSVSLANAPTETTIAPKQTEQPKPHKKTSLVTSLLLLMSLIFLISTATLGYMFWQSSNQASVLEREQRLIPKVELLLNRIDAIGDNARKHRKSVKALLLQQQIEYAYTDLANQDAPSYFVDPVDNSPFFPGAKNMRTSDYLLNVQLKDQEVDKRLTAKVSLIYPSSGKLAFRGIYSIEIDNLSESLMEINRELANYFALPAPLASEWSVNNEELNRLLDGQTLELDKFPLNVMTSTLIARQLALFETDHLRLISFTSLVQTRFKLIPDELKLWLGIIHFKLRDLQTAKDFLTNTAGNSTIENALVYMMISHIAYKQGDMDKFRLNYMESLVALLRVVPSEELFARLSKPESKSTCLQPWKNLKLSIKEPLIIKQWENLMLSYCTAVEQQITNKKPKDYDNNDLNIN; the protein is encoded by the coding sequence ATGCAAGATTACCTCTCTAGCGCCAAAGACACTCAAACCTCGATTTATATTGAAGGTTTAAAATTCAACCCAACCACGCGTGTTTTAAGTTGTGATGAGCAGGTCATTGATTTAGAACCTCGTTCTATCGAACTCTTAGAGCTGTTTCTTACCAGCGTTGGTGACCCGTTAGCTGCCGAGCACATCATCGAAACTGTTTGGCAAAGCAATTTCATATCAAAGAACGTTCTTACTAATAGAATCAGTACGCTACGTTCGATCATTCAAAAGTACCTACCAGAAAGCGACGCCACTAAGATCTTGGTGACTTATCCACGAAAGGGGTACTTCCTTAGCCCGAGCTCAGTGAGCTTGGCCAATGCACCGACTGAAACAACGATAGCGCCAAAACAAACCGAGCAGCCTAAGCCTCACAAAAAAACGTCACTGGTTACTTCATTACTGCTTTTAATGTCTTTGATATTTCTAATCAGCACTGCAACCTTGGGCTATATGTTTTGGCAGTCTTCGAACCAAGCCTCCGTGCTTGAGCGCGAGCAGAGACTCATTCCGAAGGTAGAACTATTGTTGAACCGCATCGACGCCATCGGTGACAATGCGAGAAAACACAGAAAGTCTGTCAAAGCACTGCTGCTTCAACAACAAATTGAATACGCTTATACCGATTTAGCTAACCAAGATGCACCGAGTTACTTCGTCGATCCAGTAGATAACTCTCCCTTCTTTCCTGGCGCAAAGAACATGCGCACCAGTGATTACCTACTCAATGTTCAATTGAAAGATCAAGAAGTCGATAAACGTCTTACCGCCAAAGTAAGCCTGATTTACCCAAGCTCCGGGAAGCTCGCCTTTCGTGGCATCTACTCAATAGAAATCGATAACCTCAGTGAAAGCCTGATGGAAATCAATCGAGAACTGGCGAACTACTTTGCTCTGCCTGCTCCTTTAGCTTCAGAATGGTCTGTCAATAATGAAGAACTAAATCGTTTACTTGATGGGCAAACACTGGAGCTTGATAAATTCCCCCTCAACGTAATGACCTCAACATTGATTGCACGACAACTGGCGTTGTTTGAGACCGACCACCTACGCCTGATTAGTTTCACTAGTCTTGTGCAAACACGCTTTAAATTGATTCCCGACGAACTCAAACTCTGGCTTGGGATTATTCATTTCAAGTTAAGAGACCTACAAACCGCAAAAGATTTTCTGACTAACACGGCGGGTAACTCCACCATCGAAAACGCACTTGTTTATATGATGATTTCTCATATTGCTTACAAGCAAGGGGACATGGATAAGTTCCGTCTAAACTACATGGAGTCCTTAGTTGCGTTACTGCGGGTGGTTCCTTCTGAAGAACTGTTTGCAAGGTTATCTAAGCCCGAGTCAAAATCGACTTGTCTCCAGCCTTGGAAAAATCTAAAACTGAGCATCAAAGAGCCACTGATCATCAAGCAATGGGAAAACCTAATGCTTAGCTACTGCACGGCGGTAGAACAACAGATAACGAATAAAAAACCTAAAGACTATGATAACAATGACTTAAATATAAATTAA
- a CDS encoding YitT family protein gives MEKHSRKEDWVAILTGTFLVALGVFFLQSANLLTGGTTGLALLLSQFTPVTFGILYFIANCPFYLLAWKRFGRHFAISSAISGALVSVFADHLYLVISLEVHNEIYCAVAGGLLMGLGMLILFRHRSSLGGFNVLCLFIQDRYGISVGKTQMGIDACILFASFFFISPWVIAVSVLGTAVLNIVLAMNHKPTRYSVNYAS, from the coding sequence ATGGAAAAACACTCACGTAAAGAAGATTGGGTCGCTATTCTTACTGGCACGTTTTTAGTGGCATTAGGCGTCTTCTTTTTACAGTCAGCGAACCTGCTTACAGGTGGTACTACTGGCTTGGCTCTGCTTTTGAGTCAATTTACGCCGGTAACCTTTGGTATTTTGTACTTTATTGCCAATTGTCCATTCTACCTATTAGCATGGAAACGATTTGGCCGTCACTTTGCGATTAGCAGTGCCATCTCTGGCGCTTTGGTGTCTGTATTTGCCGACCATTTATACTTGGTAATCTCATTAGAAGTTCATAATGAAATTTACTGCGCGGTAGCAGGTGGCTTGTTAATGGGTTTAGGTATGCTGATACTATTCCGTCATCGCTCAAGCTTAGGTGGCTTTAACGTGTTGTGTTTGTTTATCCAAGATCGCTACGGTATCTCTGTAGGTAAAACCCAGATGGGCATTGATGCTTGTATTCTGTTTGCATCCTTCTTCTTTATATCGCCTTGGGTAATTGCCGTTTCTGTATTGGGAACTGCGGTATTGAACATCGTATTGGCCATGAATCATAAGCCAACTCGTTACTCTGTTAACTACGCGTCTTAA
- the glyA gene encoding serine hydroxymethyltransferase, whose translation MLKRDMNIADYDADLFAAIQEETLRQEEHIELIASENYTSPRVMEAQGSQLTNKYAEGYPGKRYYGGCEFVDKVETLAIERACELFGAQYANVQPHSGSQANNAVYMALLNAGDTVLGMSLAHGGHLTHGSPVNFSGKLYNIIPYGIDEAGQIDYEEMEALAIEHKPKMIIGGFSAYSQVCDWKRMREIADKVGAYFFVDMAHVAGLIAAGVYPNPVPHAHVVTTTTHKTLAGPRGGLILSNEGEDLYKKLNSAVFPGGQGGPLMHVIAGKAVAFKEALEPEFKEYQARVVANAKAMVAEFLARGYNIVSGSTENHLFLVDLIDKDITGKEADAALGSANITVNKNSVPNDPRSPFVTSGIRIGSPSITRRGFSEADAKELAGWMCDILDNMGDESVIEATKAKVLEICKRLPVYA comes from the coding sequence ATGCTTAAGCGTGACATGAACATTGCTGATTACGATGCGGACCTATTCGCAGCTATCCAAGAAGAAACTCTTCGTCAGGAAGAGCACATCGAACTTATCGCTTCAGAAAACTACACAAGCCCACGTGTAATGGAAGCTCAAGGTTCTCAACTTACAAACAAATACGCTGAAGGCTACCCTGGTAAGCGTTACTACGGCGGTTGTGAGTTCGTAGATAAAGTTGAAACTCTAGCAATCGAACGTGCATGTGAACTTTTTGGCGCTCAATACGCGAACGTACAACCTCACTCAGGTTCTCAAGCTAACAACGCTGTATACATGGCACTACTAAACGCTGGTGATACCGTTCTTGGTATGAGCCTAGCGCACGGTGGTCACCTAACTCACGGTTCTCCAGTAAACTTCTCTGGTAAGCTTTACAACATCATTCCTTACGGTATCGATGAAGCTGGCCAAATCGATTACGAAGAGATGGAAGCTCTCGCTATCGAGCACAAACCTAAGATGATCATCGGTGGTTTCTCAGCTTATTCTCAAGTTTGTGATTGGAAACGCATGCGTGAAATCGCTGACAAAGTAGGTGCTTACTTCTTCGTAGATATGGCTCACGTTGCTGGTCTAATCGCAGCAGGTGTTTACCCGAACCCAGTTCCACACGCTCACGTTGTTACAACAACAACGCACAAAACGCTTGCTGGTCCTCGTGGTGGTCTTATCCTTTCTAACGAAGGCGAAGATCTATACAAGAAGCTGAACTCAGCAGTATTCCCAGGCGGCCAAGGTGGTCCTCTAATGCACGTTATCGCTGGTAAAGCAGTAGCGTTCAAAGAAGCTCTAGAGCCAGAGTTTAAAGAATACCAAGCACGCGTAGTTGCTAACGCAAAAGCAATGGTTGCTGAATTCCTAGCTCGCGGTTACAACATCGTTTCAGGTTCTACAGAGAACCACCTGTTCCTAGTTGACCTAATTGACAAAGACATCACAGGTAAAGAAGCAGACGCAGCACTTGGTTCAGCTAACATTACAGTTAACAAGAACTCAGTACCAAACGACCCACGTAGCCCGTTCGTTACTTCAGGTATCCGTATCGGTTCTCCTTCTATTACTCGTCGTGGTTTCTCAGAAGCCGATGCGAAAGAGCTAGCAGGTTGGATGTGTGACATCCTAGATAATATGGGTGATGAGTCTGTTATCGAAGCAACTAAAGCGAAAGTACTAGAGATCTGTAAGCGTCTACCGGTTTACGCTTAA
- the gmhB gene encoding D-glycero-beta-D-manno-heptose 1,7-bisphosphate 7-phosphatase codes for MSKPAVFLDRDGVINVDHGYVHDEHDFEYIDGVFEAAKAFKDMGYLLVLVTNQSGIARGKFSEDRFLSLTQWMDWNFVDNGVELDGIYYCPHHPEHGIGDYKQDCECRKPKPGMFISARDFLKIDMANSVMIGDKAEDMMAAEAAGVGTRVLVRTGKPVTEKGEALASVVLDSIKDVPAFLKG; via the coding sequence TTGTCTAAACCTGCTGTTTTTTTAGATCGTGATGGTGTGATTAATGTTGATCACGGCTACGTACATGATGAGCATGACTTTGAATACATCGATGGTGTGTTTGAAGCGGCGAAAGCGTTTAAAGATATGGGCTATTTATTGGTACTTGTGACCAACCAATCTGGTATTGCTCGTGGCAAGTTTAGCGAAGATCGTTTTCTTTCTTTGACGCAGTGGATGGATTGGAACTTTGTCGATAATGGCGTTGAGTTAGATGGTATCTATTACTGTCCTCATCATCCTGAACACGGCATTGGCGACTACAAACAAGATTGTGAATGTCGCAAGCCTAAACCAGGCATGTTCATTTCTGCTCGTGACTTTCTGAAAATTGATATGGCGAACTCTGTCATGATCGGCGATAAAGCTGAAGATATGATGGCAGCAGAAGCCGCTGGTGTTGGTACCAGAGTCTTGGTAAGAACGGGCAAGCCTGTGACTGAAAAAGGCGAGGCTCTAGCAAGTGTCGTGCTTGACAGTATTAAAGACGTACCAGCATTCTTAAAAGGTTAA
- the treB gene encoding PTS trehalose transporter subunit IIBC, with translation MSKIAKQDVARLIELVGGKENIASVSHCLTRLRFVLNDTELANKAELEKLKLVKGCFTNAGQFQVVIGTEVDEVYALLIEQTGKDSSSKGEAKLAARQNMNFLERGISHLAEIFVPLLPAIITGGLILGFRNVIGDIRMFDGKTLVEISQFWATVHSFLWLIGEAIFFFLPVGVCWATVKKLGGTPILGITLGVTLVSPQLMNAYMIGKSVPEVWDFGLFVIEKVGYQAQVIPAMLAGVALAFIETNLKRIVPAYLYLVIVPFVSIILSVILAHAFIGPFGRMLGDGVAFAAKAAMTGDFAILGSVVFGFLYAPLVITGIHHTTNAVDLQLMQDLGGTPIWPLIALSNIAQASAVVGIIILSKREGERDISVPAAISAYLGVTEPAMYGINLKYKFPMLSAMIGSAVAAAICGSAGVMANGIGVGGLPGIFSIQPQYWSIYLVAMLVAVVLPITLTLFFYKRAQMKGELETANA, from the coding sequence ATGAGTAAGATAGCGAAGCAAGACGTTGCGCGTCTTATCGAGTTAGTCGGTGGCAAAGAGAATATTGCGAGTGTCAGCCATTGTCTGACTCGACTGCGTTTTGTATTGAACGATACGGAACTGGCGAACAAAGCAGAACTAGAAAAGCTGAAACTAGTAAAAGGTTGCTTTACTAACGCAGGTCAATTCCAAGTTGTGATTGGCACCGAGGTTGATGAGGTGTACGCACTTCTGATTGAGCAAACTGGCAAAGATTCATCGTCAAAAGGTGAGGCTAAACTTGCAGCCCGTCAGAACATGAACTTTCTTGAACGTGGTATCTCCCATTTAGCCGAAATTTTCGTACCACTGCTGCCTGCCATTATTACTGGTGGTTTGATCCTTGGTTTCCGTAATGTGATTGGCGACATTCGCATGTTCGACGGCAAAACCTTGGTTGAAATCAGCCAATTCTGGGCAACCGTTCACTCATTCTTGTGGCTGATTGGTGAAGCTATTTTCTTCTTCCTACCGGTTGGCGTTTGTTGGGCAACGGTTAAGAAACTCGGCGGAACGCCTATTCTGGGTATCACACTTGGTGTGACCTTGGTTTCACCACAACTCATGAACGCATACATGATAGGTAAATCGGTACCTGAAGTGTGGGACTTTGGTCTGTTCGTTATTGAGAAAGTCGGTTATCAGGCACAAGTGATCCCTGCGATGCTAGCGGGTGTGGCTCTGGCGTTCATCGAGACTAACCTCAAGCGCATTGTGCCTGCTTACTTGTACCTTGTGATTGTACCGTTTGTATCGATTATATTGTCAGTGATTCTAGCTCACGCCTTTATTGGCCCATTCGGTCGTATGTTAGGCGATGGTGTGGCATTCGCGGCTAAAGCTGCAATGACCGGTGACTTTGCGATTCTTGGTTCAGTAGTCTTTGGTTTCTTATACGCACCTTTAGTTATCACGGGTATTCACCACACAACCAACGCTGTGGATTTGCAATTGATGCAAGACTTAGGTGGTACACCAATCTGGCCTTTAATTGCACTATCAAACATTGCACAAGCTTCTGCGGTTGTCGGCATCATTATTTTGAGTAAGCGCGAAGGTGAACGAGACATCTCGGTACCTGCGGCAATCTCAGCATATTTAGGCGTGACGGAACCAGCGATGTACGGCATCAACCTTAAATACAAATTCCCAATGTTGAGCGCGATGATCGGCAGTGCCGTAGCCGCTGCAATCTGTGGTAGCGCTGGTGTTATGGCAAATGGTATCGGTGTGGGCGGCTTGCCGGGTATCTTCTCGATTCAACCGCAATATTGGTCGATTTACTTAGTCGCGATGCTGGTGGCGGTTGTACTGCCGATAACGCTGACGCTGTTCTTCTACAAGCGAGCACAGATGAAAGGCGAACTAGAAACCGCCAACGCATAA
- the metN gene encoding methionine ABC transporter ATP-binding protein MetN gives MIKVNQVNKVFYQGTKEINALIDINLHIPQGQIFGVIGSSGAGKSTLIRCVNMLEAPTSGEVIVDGIDLTKLSKSELSEARRNIGMIFQHFNLLSSRTVFNNIALPLELAGKDKAVIEAKVSELLKLVGLADKRDTYPANLSGGQKQRVAIARALASDPKVLLCDEATSALDPATTQSILELLREINRKLNITILLITHEMDVVKSICHEVAIIGDGELVEKGTVGEIFAHPKTELAHQFIRSTLDLTIPEDYQARLQETRVNSSYPLVRLEFTGATVDAPLMTQIARKFNIDVSILSSDLDYAGGVKFGMMVAELFGNEADDNAAIQFLRDNNVKVEVLGYVL, from the coding sequence ATGATTAAAGTGAATCAAGTCAACAAGGTTTTTTATCAAGGCACTAAAGAAATCAATGCCTTAATTGATATCAACCTCCACATTCCTCAAGGTCAAATCTTTGGAGTCATCGGCTCTTCAGGTGCAGGCAAAAGTACCCTTATCCGCTGTGTAAACATGTTGGAAGCTCCAACGTCTGGTGAAGTGATTGTTGACGGTATTGACCTAACAAAACTTAGCAAATCAGAACTTAGCGAAGCGCGTCGTAACATCGGCATGATATTCCAGCACTTCAATCTTCTGTCTTCTCGTACTGTATTTAACAATATCGCACTGCCTTTAGAGCTTGCAGGTAAAGATAAAGCGGTTATTGAAGCGAAAGTCAGTGAGTTACTTAAGCTTGTTGGCCTAGCAGACAAGCGTGACACCTACCCTGCGAATTTAAGTGGTGGTCAAAAGCAGCGTGTTGCGATTGCTCGCGCACTGGCATCTGACCCGAAAGTTTTGTTATGTGATGAAGCGACCAGTGCACTGGATCCTGCGACCACTCAATCTATTCTTGAGCTGTTGCGTGAAATCAACCGCAAGCTGAACATCACTATCCTACTCATTACTCATGAAATGGATGTAGTGAAAAGCATCTGTCACGAAGTAGCGATCATTGGTGATGGTGAGCTAGTAGAGAAAGGCACTGTGGGTGAAATATTCGCACACCCTAAAACAGAGCTGGCACATCAATTTATTCGCTCAACGCTGGATCTGACGATTCCTGAAGATTACCAAGCACGCTTACAAGAGACTCGCGTAAACAGCAGCTATCCGTTAGTACGTCTTGAGTTTACTGGCGCAACCGTTGATGCACCGCTAATGACGCAAATTGCTCGCAAATTTAATATCGATGTCAGCATCTTAAGCTCAGACTTGGATTACGCAGGTGGCGTTAAGTTCGGCATGATGGTTGCTGAACTGTTCGGTAATGAAGCCGATGATAATGCTGCTATTCAATTCCTACGCGACAACAATGTAAAGGTAGAGGTACTGGGTTATGTCCTTTAG